A window of Vigna unguiculata cultivar IT97K-499-35 chromosome 4, ASM411807v1, whole genome shotgun sequence contains these coding sequences:
- the LOC114180339 gene encoding TORTIFOLIA1-like protein 2 translates to MKKGQGGGGGGGLELKQRIVCALNKVGDRDTQQIGMEELDRVAQGLRPEGIWSFLSCILETEWEQKASIRKECVRLMGTLVTHHDTLLLPHLPKMVASIVKRLRDPDSVVRDVCVNTVALLASKLGHALSHKDKVFLLLVKPIFEALGEQNRHVQSASALCLARIIHNTHHPPLSLLHKMLLRTLKLLKNPHFMAKPALLDLTKTLIQAGGAPTQNILSAAIGSIQDALKHSDWTTRKAASVALAEIALGGASFLGCFRASCVQSLESCRFDKVKPVRDVVLQALKYWTSLPAPDTPDPSETGSSLKENIYRGDSSDLSSTTESRQKDVGLQKVNMKSTMGRIPLSVKKTCQNYTRNTQHKPDDWHIEVAVPRPHPVVEFQNEESESCSVSKPLETMSADVSSMQDVGYEYVPMDDNQECSSVSNLATDNFETKFLTAHDCFINSGVQKPIARSQRYGEEICSNEQVYSVKMQHPSSSDSTITEPCRQTTHECCMQMANEMTCIQNQLSDIEIKQANMIHQLQMFSTGIMDALSTIQSRMTGLENAFDRLSRESLKGGRHSYSETSKLGKHNEIVASPRFSICTPRPSVEINNKQSGSVSVKNSESWEKKTFSRSQPGIHSGDSSDIWKSYKVKAGRKGTEKDVLNSSVKDATRIGLVKNDGIISASRTTNARNGWSESNTNCWKHVKRLVCEGDLNSAYMEALCFNDEFILVELLNTTGPVVESLSVKTINALLSTLASHLLEGKLFSMIIPWLQQIVEMSTIHGPNCIAISIEAKEHLLSAIQEAVNLHIFNHSERRRAAELAMKLHHIWGKTAED, encoded by the exons atgaagaaggGACAGGGTGGCGGCGGTGGCGGTGGTTTGGAGCTGAAACAGAGGATAGTATGTGCGCTGAACAAGGTGGGAGATCGCGACACGCAGCAAATAGGAATGGAGGAGCTAGATCGTGTGGCGCAGGGTTTGAGGCCTGAAGGGATATGGTCGTTCCTGTCGTGCATTCTGGAGACGGAGTGGGAGCAAAAGGCTTCCATAAGAAAGGAGTGCGTGAGGCTGATGGGAACCTTGGTCACTCACCACGACACTCTCCTCCTTCCGCACCTTCCCAAGATGGTCGCCAGCATCGTTAAGCGCCTTAGGGATCCCGACTCCGTCGTCCGAGACGTCTGCGTCAACACCGTTGCCCTTCTCGCCTCCAAGTTGGGCCACGCCCTCTCTCACAAGGACAAGGTCTTTCTCTTGCTCGTCAAGCCCATTTTCGAGGCTCTCGGCGAACAGAATAGGCATGTTCAGTCAGCCTCTGCTCTCTGCCTCGCCAGAATCATTCACAACACCCACCATCCTCCTCTGTCGCTCCTGCACAAGATGCTTCTCAGGACTCTCAAGTTGCTTAAAAACCCTCATTTCATGGCTAAACCTGCACTGCTTGACCTCACCAAGACCCTTATCCAG gCTGGGGGTGCTCCAACGCAAAATATTCTCTCCGCTGCAATTGGCAGTATCCAAGACGCCCTAAAGCACAGTGACTGGACAACTCGCAAAGCAGCTTCTGTGGCACTGGCGGAAATCGCTCTGGGCGGTGCTTCTTTTCTGGGATGTTTTAGAGCTTCATGTGTTCAGTCCCTTGAGTCGTGTCGATTTGACAAG GTAAAACCAGTTAGAGATGTTGTTTTGCAAGCGCTTAAGTATTGGACAAGTCTTCCGGCTCCCGATACTCCTGACCCATCTGAAACTGGATCCTCGTTAAAAG AAAACATATACAGAGGCGACTCTTCTGATCTTAGCAGTACGACCGAATCCAGACAGAAAGATGTTGGGCTCCAAAAGGTTAATATGAAATCAACTATGGGAAGGATTCCTTTGTCTGTTAAAAAAACATGCCAAAATTATACCAGGAACACTCAGCATAAACCTGATGATTGGCATATTGAAGTAGCAGTCCCCAGACCCCACCCTGTGGTGGAATTCCAGAATGAAGAATCCGAGAGTTGTTCTGTCTCTAAGCCATTGGAAACAATGAGTGCCGATGTTTCAAGCATGCAAGATGTTGGTTATGAATATGTGCCTATGGACGACAACCAAGAGTGTTCTTCTGTTTCTAATCTTGCCACTGATAACTTTGAGACCAAGTTTTTAACTGCTCATGACTGCTTTATAAATAGTGGAGTACAGAAGCCAATTGCAAGAAGCCAACGGTATGGTGAAGAAATATGTTCTAATGAACAAGTGTACTCCGTAAAGATGCAGCACCCTAGTAGTTCTGATTCTACAATCACAGAGCCATGTCGCCAAACTACACATGAATGCTGTATGCAAATGGCAAATGAAATGACTTGTATTCAGAATCAACTATCAGATATTGAAATCAAACAAGCTAACATGATACACCAATTACAG ATGTTTTCAACTGGCATAATGGATGCCCTTTCTACAATCCAGTCAAGAATGACAGGCTTAGAGAATGCCTTTGATAGATTAAGTCGAGAATCTCTTAAAGGAGGAAGGCATTCTTATTCTGAAACCTCCAAATTAGGGAAGCATAATGAAATTGTTGCCTCTCCCAGGTTCTCCATCTGCACTCCAAGGCCCTCTgtagaaattaataataagcAATCAGGCTCTGTGTCAGTTAAAAATTCTGAAAGTTGGGAGAAAAAGACATTTTCAAGAAGCCAACCCGGGATTCATTCTGGAGATAGTTCAGATATCTGGAAAAGTTACAAGGTCAAGGCTGGCAGAAAAGGTACAGAGAAGGATGTTTTGAACAGCTCAGTGAAGGATGCAACAAGAATAGGTTTGGTAAAAAATGATGGTATCATTTCTGCTTCTAGAACAACCAATGCCAGAAATGGCTGGTCTGAGAGTAACACAAACTGCTGGAAGCATGTAAAACGTCTTGTATGCGAAGGGGATCTAAACAGTGCATATATGGAAGCTTTGTGTTTCAATGATGAGTTTATTCTCGTTGAGCTTTTGAATACTACTGGTCCAGTTGTAGAAAGTTTATCAGTGAAGACAATCAATGCTCTTCTTAGCACTTTAGCATCACATCTTTTGGAAGGAAAATTGTTTAGTATGATAATCCCTTGGCTGCAACAG aTTGTTGAAATGAGTACTATCCATGGACCAAATTGCATTGCTATCTCTATTGAAGCCAAGGAACATCTTTTATCGGCAATTCAGGAGGCCGTGAACCTGCACATTTTCAATCATTCAGAAAGAAGGCGTGCTGCTGAATTAGCAATGAAATTACATCATATATGGGGTAAGACAGCTGAAGATTGA